From Halotia branconii CENA392, the proteins below share one genomic window:
- a CDS encoding molybdenum cofactor biosynthesis protein MoaE: MTTTLNSVIKPRTEDSFAITFAPLSLEEIYAKADDPANGAVVVMSGMVRNQTDGQPVVALEYQAYEPMALRVFYQIAADIRSSWSDVKRVVIYHRTGRLQVGEISVLVAVGCPHRGEAFAACQYAIDTLKHNAPIWKKEWYDGLNGQLSSTWVSINACEQSTP, translated from the coding sequence ATGACAACTACACTAAATTCTGTAATTAAACCAAGAACTGAAGATAGTTTTGCCATTACTTTTGCGCCATTATCTCTTGAAGAGATTTATGCCAAAGCTGACGACCCAGCCAATGGTGCAGTAGTAGTTATGAGCGGGATGGTTCGCAATCAAACCGATGGACAACCTGTAGTTGCTTTAGAATATCAAGCATACGAACCAATGGCATTGCGAGTATTTTATCAAATAGCTGCTGATATTCGCTCTTCTTGGTCTGATGTCAAACGGGTAGTAATTTATCACCGTACTGGGCGTTTGCAAGTTGGCGAAATTAGTGTTTTAGTAGCTGTTGGTTGTCCTCATCGCGGTGAAGCATTTGCAGCTTGTCAATACGCTATTGATACCCTCAAACACAATGCTCCTATTTGGAAAAAGGAATGGTATGACGGGCTAAATGGTCAGTTGTCTAGCACTTGGGTAAGTATTAATGCTTGTGAACAGTCAACCCCCTAG
- a CDS encoding MBL fold metallo-hydrolase, with translation MQLRQLFDQESSTYTYLLVDKNTKQAILIDSVVEQVERDIKLLQELGLSLCYCLETHVHADHITGTAKLRELTGCLGVVPEKAQVSCADRLIKDGEILQLGSIKVEAIATPGHTNSHLTYKVNDKIFTGDALFIRGCGRTDFQGGDAGTLYDSVTQRLFTLPDETFVYPAHDYRGHTVSTIGEEKQWNPRFAGHSREEFIELMENLNLPDPKKIMEAVPANKRCGNEAKIF, from the coding sequence ATGCAACTTCGGCAACTATTTGATCAAGAATCAAGTACCTATACATATTTGCTTGTTGATAAAAATACCAAACAAGCTATTCTAATTGATTCTGTGGTTGAGCAAGTAGAACGCGACATAAAATTATTACAAGAATTAGGGTTATCTTTATGTTATTGCTTAGAGACTCACGTTCATGCTGACCACATTACAGGTACAGCCAAACTGCGAGAGTTAACAGGTTGCTTGGGTGTTGTTCCAGAAAAGGCACAGGTAAGTTGTGCAGACCGCTTAATTAAAGATGGCGAAATTTTGCAATTAGGAAGTATTAAGGTTGAAGCTATAGCTACTCCTGGACATACAAATAGCCATTTAACTTACAAAGTTAATGACAAAATATTTACTGGAGATGCATTATTTATTCGTGGTTGCGGGCGTACAGATTTTCAAGGTGGCGATGCAGGAACTTTGTACGATTCAGTAACACAACGGTTGTTTACCTTACCAGATGAAACTTTTGTATATCCGGCTCACGATTATCGGGGTCACACTGTATCAACAATTGGTGAAGAGAAACAGTGGAATCCACGTTTTGCTGGACATAGCCGAGAAGAATTTATTGAATTGATGGAAAACCTGAATTTACCAGATCCTAAAAAAATTATGGAAGCTGTTCCTGCAAATAAACGTTGTGGTAATGAAGCTAAAATCTTCTGA
- a CDS encoding NifU family protein, translating into MTNLEELIEEINRFEAIISDWDESQRCVVVGLKRVIEALHKEALARLIKNLKQESMPALRHAVEDEVIYAVLLYHELVKPPKPPLTERIQTALEEVRPGLQSHKGDVELIGIKLPDTVEVKLIGTCSSCPASTLTLSQGVEQAIKKYCPEITQVIAVNKNLSIDNANSGLVSPFSPTVTSTWFKVATFNQVPESSVLAVKIAGKSLLLYRQGVNITCYRNACAHLGSPLEAGKVENGIITCPAHGFQYNLETGECLTALDVSLQPYQLQIKGDKIFVKL; encoded by the coding sequence ATGACTAATCTGGAAGAATTAATTGAAGAAATCAACCGCTTTGAGGCAATTATATCTGATTGGGATGAAAGCCAGCGGTGTGTAGTGGTAGGACTCAAAAGAGTAATTGAAGCTTTGCATAAAGAAGCATTGGCTCGTTTGATTAAAAATCTCAAACAAGAATCAATGCCAGCTTTGCGTCATGCTGTTGAAGATGAAGTAATATATGCAGTACTGCTTTATCATGAATTAGTTAAACCACCAAAGCCACCTCTAACAGAACGTATTCAAACTGCCCTTGAAGAAGTTCGTCCAGGCTTACAAAGTCATAAGGGAGATGTAGAATTAATAGGAATTAAACTACCAGATACAGTAGAAGTAAAATTGATTGGAACTTGTAGCAGTTGTCCAGCTTCTACTTTAACTTTATCTCAAGGAGTAGAACAAGCAATTAAAAAATATTGTCCTGAGATTACTCAAGTAATTGCTGTTAACAAAAATCTTTCTATTGATAATGCTAATTCTGGTTTAGTCAGCCCCTTTTCTCCAACAGTAACTTCGACTTGGTTTAAAGTCGCAACTTTTAATCAAGTTCCTGAATCTAGTGTATTAGCAGTAAAAATTGCTGGTAAATCACTGCTTTTATATCGTCAAGGTGTAAATATTACCTGTTACCGTAATGCTTGCGCTCACTTAGGATCTCCTTTAGAAGCAGGGAAAGTTGAAAATGGTATTATCACTTGTCCTGCCCACGGATTTCAGTACAATTTAGAAACAGGTGAATGCTTAACTGCCCTTGATGTTTCGCTTCAGCCATATCAGCTACAAATTAAGGGCGATAAGATTTTTGTGAAATTATAA
- a CDS encoding protealysin inhibitor emfourin gives MRISFERTGGFAGISKKTTLDTATLPPKEAKELPVLVEAADLFQLPEKITSSHPQSDRFQYKLTIEDNGKQHTVTVSETALPGTLRPLIEWLNHTAQKKS, from the coding sequence ATGCGGATCTCGTTTGAACGCACGGGCGGTTTTGCTGGGATTAGTAAGAAAACAACACTTGACACGGCTACTTTACCGCCCAAAGAAGCTAAGGAACTGCCTGTGCTGGTCGAAGCTGCCGATTTATTTCAGTTACCGGAAAAAATTACTTCCTCTCATCCCCAGAGCGATCGCTTTCAGTATAAATTGACAATAGAAGACAACGGTAAGCAGCATACGGTAACTGTAAGTGAGACAGCATTACCAGGGACTTTGAGACCTTTAATTGAATGGCTCAATCATACAGCCCAGAAAAAATCATAG
- a CDS encoding M4 family metallopeptidase: MARNKRKSSEFKCEHPLNNRCPICCIVPPHILENVVVNGNPQQRAWAFRTLNVSAQFRGRRDIIGGVSFAPSPGEKRRTIYDAKNSQQLPGTIVRGEGDPPSSDECVNEAYDSAGATYELFYEIFDRNSIDDKGLRLDSTVHYGVKYDNAFWNGDQMVYGDGDGELFQRFTTSIDVIAHELTHGITQYEAGLQYYGEPGALNESMSDVFGSLVKQKVKNHKAEDADWIIGEGLLTSNVKGVGIRSMKAPGTAYDDAVLGKDPQPGHMQDKYTGDEDNAGVHINSGIPNYAFYLAAVEIGGYAWEKAGKIWYIALRDRLRPKSDFKKAANITIQIAGELYGISSHEQKAVQNAWHKVGVL, from the coding sequence ATGGCTCGAAATAAAAGAAAATCGTCTGAGTTTAAGTGTGAGCATCCATTAAATAATAGATGCCCTATTTGTTGCATAGTCCCGCCACATATCCTAGAAAATGTTGTGGTGAATGGCAACCCCCAGCAACGTGCTTGGGCTTTTCGGACATTAAATGTTTCAGCGCAGTTTCGTGGACGGCGAGATATTATAGGTGGTGTTTCCTTTGCACCCTCTCCTGGCGAGAAGCGCCGTACTATCTATGATGCTAAAAATAGTCAACAACTCCCTGGTACTATAGTGCGGGGTGAAGGTGATCCTCCTAGCAGTGATGAATGTGTGAATGAAGCCTACGATTCTGCTGGTGCGACTTATGAGTTATTTTATGAAATATTTGATCGCAATTCTATCGATGATAAAGGATTGCGTTTAGACTCTACTGTGCATTACGGTGTCAAGTATGATAACGCCTTCTGGAATGGCGACCAAATGGTTTATGGTGATGGCGACGGAGAACTATTTCAACGCTTCACCACGTCAATTGATGTAATCGCACATGAACTAACTCATGGTATAACTCAGTATGAAGCTGGTTTACAGTATTACGGCGAACCTGGGGCGTTAAATGAATCTATGTCTGATGTTTTTGGTTCCTTGGTAAAACAAAAGGTAAAAAACCACAAAGCAGAAGATGCAGATTGGATCATTGGGGAAGGTTTGTTAACATCGAATGTCAAGGGTGTAGGCATTCGTTCTATGAAAGCACCAGGAACAGCATACGATGATGCCGTATTGGGTAAAGATCCACAGCCAGGTCACATGCAAGATAAATATACTGGTGATGAGGATAATGCTGGGGTGCATATCAATTCAGGTATCCCTAATTATGCTTTTTATCTAGCAGCAGTTGAGATTGGTGGCTACGCGTGGGAAAAGGCTGGTAAGATCTGGTATATTGCTTTACGCGATCGCTTGCGTCCTAAATCAGATTTTAAAAAAGCTGCTAATATAACTATTCAAATTGCTGGTGAACTTTACGGTATCAGCAGTCATGAGCAAAAAGCAGTGCAGAACGCTTGGCACAAAGTAGGAGTTCTTTAA
- the crtW gene encoding beta-carotene ketolase CrtW, whose amino-acid sequence MIHLEPLPSYQIELNPEVKSKFLFKGLFIASAIISIWVISLGFLLSIDISQVNFLILLPIVIWQTFLYTGLFITSHDAMHGVVFPQNPKVNHFIGLLCISLYGLLPYKKLLKKHWLHHHNPASNIDPDFHDGIHKNFWGWYFHFMKSYWSWRQIIIITIIYNLANHYFHIPAYNLIYFWAVPSLLSSLQLFYFGTFLPHSEPIGGYIQPHNAQTINRPIWWSFITCYHFGYHKEHHEYPHIPWWQLPKVYKMHKQ is encoded by the coding sequence GTGATCCATTTAGAACCACTACCTAGTTATCAGATAGAATTGAATCCAGAAGTGAAAAGTAAATTTTTATTTAAAGGACTTTTTATTGCTTCTGCTATTATTAGCATTTGGGTAATTAGCTTAGGTTTCTTACTTTCTATAGACATATCCCAAGTTAATTTTTTGATTTTGTTACCTATTGTAATTTGGCAAACATTTTTATATACAGGATTATTTATTACATCTCATGATGCCATGCATGGGGTAGTTTTTCCTCAAAATCCTAAAGTCAATCATTTTATTGGTTTATTGTGTATATCTCTTTATGGTCTTTTACCATATAAAAAATTACTAAAAAAACATTGGTTACATCACCATAACCCTGCTAGTAATATAGACCCAGATTTCCACGATGGTATACATAAAAACTTCTGGGGTTGGTATTTTCATTTTATGAAGAGTTATTGGAGTTGGCGACAAATTATCATCATAACTATTATTTATAATTTAGCTAATCACTATTTCCATATTCCTGCCTATAATTTAATTTATTTTTGGGCAGTTCCTTCGCTTTTAAGTTCGCTACAATTATTTTATTTTGGAACTTTTCTACCACATAGTGAACCAATAGGAGGTTATATTCAGCCTCATAATGCCCAAACTATCAACCGTCCTATTTGGTGGTCATTTATCACATGCTATCACTTTGGCTACCACAAAGAACATCACGAATACCCTCATATTCCTTGGTGGCAACTACCAAAAGTTTATAAAATGCATAAACAATAA
- a CDS encoding DUF2834 domain-containing protein, whose amino-acid sequence MLWLGLITYAFLLAPPDQPDTFMLIKNLSIGQWQGINPLVIALFNLMGIWPLIYSAVIFIDGRNQKIPAWPFATFSFAVGAFALLPYLALREPNKQFIGSKNALLKLLDSRITGIVLIIATLILVTFGLQKGDWGNFIQQWQTSRFIHVMSLDFCLLCLLFPTLLKDDIARRNSKNPQLLWLIGLIPLFGSLIYLCVRPPLPEVNADIISKQQAAN is encoded by the coding sequence ATGCTGTGGTTAGGGTTGATTACCTATGCTTTTCTCCTTGCCCCTCCCGATCAACCTGACACATTCATGTTGATCAAAAATTTATCTATTGGTCAATGGCAAGGCATTAATCCCTTAGTCATAGCCCTATTTAATCTGATGGGTATTTGGCCTTTAATCTACAGCGCAGTCATTTTTATTGATGGCAGAAATCAAAAAATACCCGCTTGGCCGTTTGCTACGTTCTCTTTTGCAGTGGGTGCATTTGCTTTATTGCCTTATTTAGCTTTAAGAGAACCAAATAAACAATTTATCGGTAGCAAGAATGCTTTACTTAAGCTGCTAGATTCTCGCATAACTGGCATTGTGCTGATTATAGCAACACTTATTCTAGTCACCTTTGGGTTACAAAAAGGAGATTGGGGAAATTTTATACAACAGTGGCAAACCAGCCGTTTTATTCATGTAATGAGTTTGGATTTTTGCTTACTTTGCTTATTATTCCCAACATTACTAAAAGATGATATAGCACGTCGTAACTCGAAAAATCCCCAGTTGTTGTGGTTAATCGGTTTGATTCCACTGTTTGGTTCTTTGATTTATTTATGTGTGCGTCCACCCTTACCAGAAGTAAATGCAGATATAATATCTAAACAGCAAGCAGCCAATTAA
- the hrcA gene encoding heat-inducible transcriptional repressor HrcA, whose translation MEVQLTNRQQHILWATVRHYIATAEPVGSKALVEEYDLGVSSATIRNVMGVLEKSGLLYQPHTSAGRVPSDSGYRIYVDQLITPSLRDITRMEVLAKETELTLQQRLHWEDWSLEALLQGAAQILATLSGCVSLITMPQTTTAILRHLQLMQIEAGRIMLIVVTDAYETHSKLMDLPPVREETQRDPEVIDRELQIVSNFLNTHLRGRSLLELGNLDWSQLDLEFQRYGEFLKSSVAELTRRTLAPAATQIMVRGVAEVLRQPEFSQLEQVKTIIHLLEEEQDQLWRLIFEEPEVEETGKQRVTVRIGAENPLEPIRTCTLISSTYRRGSVPVGSVGVLGPTRLDYESAIAVVASAADYLSEAFGYFNS comes from the coding sequence ATGGAAGTTCAGTTAACAAATCGACAACAGCATATACTTTGGGCAACGGTACGTCACTATATTGCTACAGCGGAGCCTGTTGGTTCAAAAGCTTTAGTCGAGGAGTACGATTTGGGTGTTAGTTCAGCCACTATTCGTAATGTGATGGGCGTTTTAGAAAAGTCTGGGTTACTTTACCAACCACACACCTCTGCTGGTAGAGTACCTTCAGACTCAGGCTATCGCATTTATGTTGACCAGTTGATTACACCTTCTCTGCGAGACATTACGCGAATGGAAGTTTTAGCCAAAGAGACAGAACTAACACTGCAACAACGCCTTCATTGGGAAGATTGGAGTCTAGAAGCTTTGTTGCAAGGAGCAGCTCAAATTTTAGCAACTTTGAGTGGGTGCGTTAGCTTGATTACCATGCCACAAACCACCACAGCAATTTTGCGACATCTGCAATTAATGCAAATTGAAGCCGGGCGGATTATGTTGATTGTGGTGACAGATGCTTATGAAACCCATTCTAAGTTGATGGATTTGCCTCCAGTCCGGGAAGAAACACAACGCGATCCAGAAGTAATTGATCGGGAATTGCAGATAGTTTCTAACTTTTTGAATACCCATTTGCGGGGGCGGAGTTTGTTGGAATTGGGTAATCTTGATTGGAGCCAATTAGATCTTGAGTTCCAACGCTATGGCGAGTTTTTGAAGAGTTCGGTAGCAGAATTAACTCGTCGAACTTTAGCACCAGCTGCAACACAAATTATGGTTAGAGGTGTGGCAGAAGTATTGCGTCAGCCAGAATTTTCTCAATTAGAGCAAGTAAAAACGATTATCCACCTCTTGGAAGAAGAACAAGACCAACTGTGGCGATTAATATTCGAGGAGCCTGAGGTAGAAGAAACGGGCAAACAACGGGTAACAGTTCGCATTGGTGCAGAAAATCCTCTAGAACCGATACGCACCTGCACTTTGATTTCTTCGACCTATCGTCGAGGTTCTGTGCCAGTAGGAAGTGTAGGAGTTTTGGGGCCAACACGCTTAGATTATGAAAGTGCGATCGCAGTTGTGGCTAGTGCCGCTGATTACCTCTCAGAAGCATTTGGTTATTTCAATTCCTGA
- a CDS encoding rhodanese-like domain-containing protein has product MTGKSLGQPMIQISVEELAQRLSSGDANIQLVDVREPQELAIASIDGFVNLPLSEFVEWGDQVPTMFNPHAETLVLCHHGIRSAQMCQWLLAQGFTNVKNIVGGIDAYSLLVDSSIPQY; this is encoded by the coding sequence ATGACAGGGAAATCTTTAGGTCAACCTATGATCCAGATTAGTGTAGAAGAATTAGCACAACGGCTGTCTTCTGGCGATGCAAATATTCAGCTAGTAGATGTACGAGAACCACAAGAACTAGCGATCGCTAGCATTGATGGCTTTGTCAACTTACCCTTGAGTGAATTTGTGGAATGGGGCGATCAAGTCCCTACTATGTTCAATCCCCATGCTGAGACCCTTGTATTATGTCACCACGGCATCCGTTCTGCCCAGATGTGCCAGTGGTTATTGGCTCAAGGATTTACAAATGTTAAAAATATTGTAGGCGGTATTGATGCCTATTCTTTATTAGTTGACTCTTCAATTCCCCAATATTAG
- a CDS encoding ATP-binding response regulator: protein MSSQSPRSDKILVVDDSPDNVFLIKTILEEEGYTVSTAENGISALAQLQASPCDLVLLDLMMPGMDGYEVTKRIRGDLKMQQYIPILLITAHDAPNVAHGLDLGADDFIRKPVTVDELLARVRSLLRLKRSIDERDEIARQREDFVSRLTHDLRTPLVAADRMLMLFQQGALGNLSPQIQEVITIMARSNVNLLTMVNTLLEVYRFEAGRKTLAFQAVDLNKLLEEIVGELTPLIKDKTLAINLDIAEAVNASTIMGDRLELHRLFTNLIGNAIKFTESGSITIRITPVILSSKINNKEFSLPSTITDYITIEVADTGSGIPSEEQAVLFERFRQGSHKSSGSGLGLYLSRRIVEAHQGTILVNSELGKGTTFIVSLPMKQPMEGNKEQGTGKTRF, encoded by the coding sequence ATGAGTTCACAATCTCCTCGCTCTGATAAGATTCTGGTTGTCGATGACTCTCCTGATAATGTGTTTTTAATCAAAACCATTTTGGAGGAAGAAGGCTACACAGTTAGCACGGCAGAAAATGGCATTTCAGCATTGGCACAACTTCAAGCCTCACCTTGCGATTTAGTATTACTAGATTTGATGATGCCAGGAATGGATGGTTACGAAGTTACTAAACGGATTCGCGGCGATCTAAAGATGCAGCAGTATATCCCAATTTTGCTCATTACTGCCCATGATGCTCCTAATGTGGCACATGGATTAGATTTAGGTGCTGATGATTTTATTCGCAAACCTGTGACAGTAGACGAATTGCTAGCACGGGTGCGATCGCTTTTGCGGTTGAAGCGTAGTATCGATGAACGTGATGAAATTGCCCGTCAGCGAGAAGATTTTGTCTCCCGCCTCACCCACGATTTACGTACTCCCTTAGTAGCAGCTGATCGGATGTTGATGCTGTTCCAGCAAGGTGCTTTAGGCAACTTATCACCACAAATACAAGAAGTGATTACGATCATGGCTCGCAGTAATGTTAATCTGCTGACTATGGTTAATACCTTGTTGGAAGTTTATCGCTTTGAAGCAGGTCGTAAAACACTAGCTTTTCAAGCGGTGGATTTGAATAAATTGTTAGAAGAGATAGTCGGGGAACTGACACCTTTAATCAAAGACAAAACCTTAGCCATCAATCTGGATATTGCTGAGGCTGTAAACGCAAGTACAATTATGGGCGATCGCTTAGAGTTGCATCGTCTGTTTACTAACCTAATTGGTAATGCGATTAAATTTACTGAATCTGGCTCAATAACTATCCGCATTACTCCTGTAATTTTAAGTAGTAAAATTAACAATAAGGAATTTTCTTTACCTTCCACAATCACTGATTACATTACCATTGAAGTAGCTGATACAGGCTCTGGTATTCCTTCTGAAGAACAAGCCGTCTTGTTTGAACGTTTTCGGCAAGGAAGTCACAAAAGTTCTGGTAGTGGCTTAGGATTGTACCTTTCTCGGCGAATTGTTGAGGCGCATCAAGGAACTATTTTAGTCAATTCTGAGTTAGGTAAAGGCACTACATTTATTGTTAGTTTGCCAATGAAACAACCAATGGAAGGGAACAAGGAACAGGGAACAGGTAAAACTAGGTTTTAA
- a CDS encoding aldehyde dehydrogenase, with protein sequence MINTDLSNSNIAETIHKQRDFFQTDKTKDIAFRIEQLKTLKQLIVDNKLAIIQALHADLHKPEFEAYATEISTVKEIDYAIKHLKNWVKPKKAAVSFDFFSYSAKIYPEPRGVALIIGAWNYPFNLIISPLVGAIAAGNCAIIKPSELASHTSNLLAKLISKYFVPEYIAVLEGGVETNKKILAEKFDHIFFTGSTAVGKVVMAAAAEHLTPVTLELGGKSPCIVDTDINLEHTLRRITWGKFINAGQTCIAPDYILVNQKIKQDFIDGLKKCLNEFYGDHPEKNPDYARIISQKHFERLANLLKSGEIIIGGETNPSERYIAPTVIDNVSVEDSVMQEEIFGPILPVIAYTNITEAIALINSKPKPLALYLFSQNKQLQKRVLQETSSGGVCFNDTIMQFGVSSLPFGGVGDSGIGTYHGKASFDTFSHYKSVLQNSFWLDLNWRYAPYKGKLSLLKRIIG encoded by the coding sequence ATGATTAATACTGACTTATCTAATTCCAATATTGCAGAAACCATTCATAAACAACGTGATTTTTTTCAAACAGATAAAACTAAAGATATTGCTTTCCGGATTGAACAGCTTAAAACCCTCAAGCAATTAATAGTTGATAATAAACTAGCAATAATTCAAGCATTACATGCTGATTTGCATAAACCAGAATTTGAAGCCTATGCTACAGAAATCAGTACTGTTAAAGAAATTGATTATGCTATTAAACATCTTAAAAACTGGGTAAAGCCCAAAAAGGCAGCAGTTTCTTTCGACTTCTTTTCTTATTCAGCAAAAATATATCCAGAACCGCGAGGAGTTGCATTAATTATTGGTGCTTGGAATTACCCATTTAATTTAATTATCTCTCCATTAGTAGGTGCGATCGCAGCCGGAAATTGTGCAATTATCAAACCTTCAGAACTTGCCTCTCACACTTCTAATTTGTTAGCCAAACTTATTAGCAAATATTTTGTACCAGAGTATATTGCAGTTTTAGAAGGAGGTGTAGAAACAAATAAAAAAATACTAGCAGAAAAATTTGACCATATCTTCTTTACTGGTAGTACAGCTGTAGGTAAAGTTGTCATGGCGGCGGCGGCAGAACACCTCACACCAGTTACTTTAGAATTAGGTGGTAAAAGTCCTTGTATCGTAGATACTGATATTAATCTTGAACACACTTTAAGACGCATTACTTGGGGCAAATTTATTAATGCCGGACAAACTTGTATTGCGCCTGACTATATATTAGTTAATCAAAAAATCAAACAAGATTTTATCGATGGTTTGAAGAAATGTTTAAACGAATTTTACGGAGATCATCCAGAAAAAAATCCTGATTACGCCAGAATTATCAGTCAAAAACATTTTGAAAGGTTGGCTAACTTGCTCAAAAGTGGTGAAATTATCATTGGTGGAGAAACTAACCCATCAGAACGTTATATTGCCCCGACAGTGATTGATAACGTTTCTGTGGAAGATTCTGTAATGCAAGAGGAAATTTTTGGCCCAATTCTGCCTGTAATTGCATACACCAATATTACAGAGGCGATCGCCTTAATTAACTCTAAACCAAAACCTTTAGCTTTATACTTATTTTCGCAAAATAAACAACTGCAAAAGCGAGTTTTGCAAGAAACTTCATCTGGTGGAGTTTGTTTTAACGACACAATTATGCAGTTTGGTGTTTCATCTTTACCATTTGGCGGCGTTGGTGATAGTGGTATTGGTACTTATCATGGTAAAGCTAGTTTTGACACCTTTTCACATTACAAAAGTGTATTACAAAACTCATTCTGGTTAGATTTAAATTGGCGATACGCTCCTTATAAAGGCAAATTATCCCTATTAAAACGAATTATTGGCTGA
- a CDS encoding sulfite oxidase-like oxidoreductase, with product MPGKFFQKPNQQESERVPPGQHLAKGFPVLTYGATPQVKIEEWEFRVWGLAKSAVLNWSDFMEMPHHEFTDDFHCVTRWSKLDVKWTGIKVTDFMSLIEVEPQAVHIMEHCYGGYTTNISMEDFVREENFFAFELFGEPLPAEHGGPMRLVVPHLYAWKSAKWINGLEFLNKEELGFWERNGYHHRGEPWAEERYSSAIG from the coding sequence ATGCCAGGAAAATTTTTTCAAAAACCAAATCAACAAGAAAGCGAACGTGTTCCCCCTGGACAACATCTAGCTAAAGGATTCCCTGTATTAACCTACGGTGCAACGCCCCAAGTCAAAATAGAAGAATGGGAGTTTCGAGTTTGGGGTTTAGCAAAATCTGCCGTGCTAAATTGGTCAGATTTTATGGAAATGCCTCACCATGAATTTACAGATGACTTTCACTGTGTAACTCGTTGGTCAAAACTAGATGTCAAGTGGACTGGTATTAAAGTAACGGACTTTATGAGTCTGATTGAGGTAGAACCCCAAGCTGTTCATATTATGGAACACTGCTACGGTGGCTACACTACTAATATCTCAATGGAAGACTTTGTCAGAGAAGAAAATTTTTTTGCTTTTGAATTATTTGGTGAGCCATTACCAGCTGAACATGGTGGCCCCATGCGACTCGTTGTACCCCATCTCTACGCCTGGAAAAGTGCTAAATGGATTAATGGCTTGGAGTTTCTTAATAAAGAGGAACTTGGTTTTTGGGAGCGCAATGGCTACCATCATCGTGGTGAACCTTGGGCGGAGGAGCGTTACAGCAGTGCTATTGGTTAG
- the rpmF gene encoding 50S ribosomal protein L32 → MAVPKKKTSKSKRDKRRATWRHKAAVEAQKALSLGKSILTGRSTFVYPTAEEEEEE, encoded by the coding sequence ATGGCTGTTCCTAAGAAGAAAACATCCAAATCCAAACGAGATAAACGTCGAGCTACCTGGAGACACAAAGCTGCTGTAGAAGCACAAAAAGCTCTTTCTTTAGGCAAATCAATTTTGACTGGACGTTCTACATTTGTCTATCCAACTGCCGAAGAAGAGGAAGAAGAATAA